One Thiobacillus sp. genomic region harbors:
- a CDS encoding penicillin-binding protein 2, protein MSAKSRRAHHAQANDHPLLRLDLQRWRQRLTLTLLFAGFTALSARAVYLQAWHDEFLTEEGEKRSQRVIPIPAYRGMITDRRGEPLAVSTPVESLWANPREADPTSQQIQALASILEKNPDQIRRQFADKSRAFVYVERLVDPHKAQQVRNLEIEGLYAKPEYRRYYPAGEVAAHMLGITNIEDQGQEGLELAYQTWLTGDPGAERVIKDRRGNAVESLERVKAPKPGRDLVLSLNQHIQYLAYRELADAVIKYKARAGAVVVLDARTGEILALANTPSYNPNSRSTYSPERLRNRAVTDVFEPGSTMKPLLVAAALEAGVVKPHTVIDTGPGWFQIGDKRVSDVHAKGVMTVSQALQVSSNVAVAKIALEMRGEDYWHLLTRAGLGAPPKSGLPGEVSGRLRPYATWRPIEKATMAYGHGLSVSLLQLAHAYTAFANDGVMPQLTALRREGQAIGSRVMNPETAQAVLAMLESVTQDGGTAPQARVVGYRVAGKTGTAHKLIGGAYAPDKYISSFVGLAPASDPRLVVAVMVDEPSGRDYYGGLVAAPVFSKVMAGALRFMAVPPDASFDQFSAPPGAAPVVPEAV, encoded by the coding sequence ATGAGTGCGAAGTCCCGGCGCGCACACCACGCCCAAGCCAATGACCACCCCCTGCTGCGCCTGGACCTGCAACGCTGGCGCCAGCGCCTCACCCTGACCCTGCTGTTCGCCGGCTTCACCGCCCTGTCTGCCCGGGCCGTCTATCTCCAGGCCTGGCACGATGAATTCCTGACCGAGGAAGGCGAGAAGCGCAGCCAACGGGTCATCCCCATCCCCGCCTACCGGGGCATGATCACCGACCGTCGCGGCGAGCCCCTGGCCGTGAGCACGCCGGTGGAGTCCCTGTGGGCCAACCCCCGGGAAGCGGATCCCACGTCCCAGCAGATCCAGGCCCTGGCCAGCATCCTGGAGAAGAACCCGGACCAGATCCGGCGCCAGTTCGCCGACAAGAGCCGGGCATTCGTCTACGTGGAACGCCTGGTGGATCCCCACAAGGCCCAGCAGGTCAGAAACCTGGAAATCGAAGGCCTGTACGCCAAGCCGGAATACCGACGCTACTACCCCGCCGGCGAAGTTGCCGCCCACATGCTGGGCATCACCAACATCGAGGACCAGGGCCAGGAAGGCCTGGAACTGGCCTACCAGACCTGGCTCACCGGCGATCCAGGGGCCGAGCGGGTCATCAAGGACCGGCGCGGCAACGCCGTGGAGAGCCTGGAACGAGTGAAGGCGCCCAAGCCAGGCCGGGACCTGGTGCTTTCCCTCAACCAGCACATCCAGTACCTGGCTTACCGGGAACTGGCGGACGCCGTCATCAAGTACAAGGCCAGGGCCGGCGCCGTGGTGGTGCTGGATGCCCGTACCGGCGAGATCCTGGCCCTGGCCAACACCCCCAGCTACAACCCCAACAGCCGTTCCACCTATTCCCCTGAACGCCTGCGCAACAGGGCCGTGACCGACGTGTTCGAGCCCGGCTCCACCATGAAGCCCCTGCTGGTGGCCGCAGCTCTGGAGGCCGGCGTGGTGAAACCCCACACCGTCATCGACACGGGCCCTGGCTGGTTCCAGATCGGCGACAAGCGAGTGTCCGACGTGCATGCCAAGGGCGTCATGACCGTGTCCCAGGCCCTCCAGGTATCCAGCAACGTGGCCGTGGCCAAGATCGCCCTGGAAATGCGCGGTGAGGACTACTGGCACCTGCTCACACGGGCCGGCCTGGGGGCGCCGCCCAAGTCCGGCCTGCCCGGCGAGGTGAGCGGCCGCCTGCGCCCCTACGCCACCTGGCGGCCCATCGAGAAGGCCACCATGGCCTACGGCCACGGCCTGTCCGTGAGCCTCCTGCAACTGGCCCACGCCTACACCGCCTTCGCCAACGACGGGGTCATGCCCCAGCTCACCGCCCTGCGCAGGGAGGGACAGGCCATCGGCAGCCGGGTCATGAATCCGGAGACGGCCCAGGCCGTGCTGGCCATGCTGGAAAGCGTCACCCAGGACGGCGGCACGGCGCCCCAGGCCCGGGTGGTGGGCTACCGGGTGGCGGGCAAGACCGGCACCGCCCACAAGCTCATCGGCGGCGCCTACGCCCCGGACAAGTACATCAGTTCCTTCGTGGGCCTGGCCCCCGCATCGGACCCCCGCCTGGTGGTGGCGGTGATGGTGGACGAGCCCAGCGGCCGGGACTACTACGGCGGCCTGGTGGCCGCCCCCGTGTTCTCCAAGGTCATGGCCGGTGCCCTGCGTTTCATGGCCGTGCCGCCGGACGCCTCCTTCGACCAGTTCAGCGCCCCGCCGGGGGCCGCGCCCGTGGTACCGGAGGCGGTATGA
- a CDS encoding UDP-N-acetylmuramoyl-L-alanyl-D-glutamate--2,6-diaminopimelate ligase, which translates to MNQVQGPRTKEQEENVVEELRRLAPSAADMTADSRRVQRGDVFLAYPGGVHDGRAHIAHALQAGAAAVAWEPDGFAWDPAWQVPHLPLADLRNRAAGLAAAWHGNPSEALWMTGITGTNGKTSVSHWLAQAFTQLGRRTAAVGTLGNGFPGEMAATTHTTPDAVSLQGLLASYRDAGAAGVAMEVSSHGLDQGRVAGVAYDVAVLTNLSRDHLDYHGTMEAYAAAKARLFHWPGLKAVVVNADDDLGMALTHQVKDARVISYGLRAGDLRARMQADRLGLKLEIVSPWGNGHLESPLLGAFNGYNLLAALGALLAADIPMAAALAALAKVRAAAGRMQTVEGHPGAPTVIVDFAHTPDALEKVLAALKPLTTGKLICVFGCGGGRDTGKRPLMGAAVAAGADKSVVTSDNPRNEEPAHIVQDILTGMPDGQRVILDRREAIRAAISQAGPEDIVLLAGKGHEDYQEIHGVKRPFSDLAEAQAALAQWSKHD; encoded by the coding sequence ATGAATCAGGTTCAAGGACCAAGGACCAAGGAGCAAGAGGAGAACGTGGTGGAAGAACTGCGCCGCCTGGCCCCCTCCGCCGCCGACATGACCGCCGACAGCCGCCGCGTGCAACGGGGCGACGTGTTCCTGGCCTATCCCGGCGGCGTGCACGATGGTCGCGCCCACATCGCCCACGCCCTGCAAGCCGGTGCCGCCGCCGTGGCCTGGGAACCGGACGGCTTCGCCTGGGATCCCGCCTGGCAGGTTCCCCACCTGCCCCTGGCCGACCTCAGGAACCGGGCTGCCGGCCTGGCCGCCGCCTGGCATGGCAACCCCTCGGAGGCTCTGTGGATGACCGGCATCACCGGCACCAACGGCAAGACCTCCGTTTCCCACTGGCTGGCCCAGGCCTTCACCCAGCTGGGTCGCAGGACCGCCGCCGTGGGCACCCTGGGCAACGGCTTCCCCGGCGAGATGGCAGCCACCACCCATACCACGCCGGACGCCGTTTCCCTGCAAGGCCTGCTGGCCAGCTACAGGGACGCTGGCGCGGCCGGCGTAGCCATGGAAGTCTCCTCCCACGGCCTGGACCAGGGCCGGGTGGCGGGTGTGGCCTACGACGTGGCCGTGCTAACCAACCTGTCCCGGGACCATCTGGACTACCACGGCACCATGGAGGCCTACGCCGCCGCCAAGGCCCGCCTGTTCCACTGGCCTGGACTCAAGGCCGTCGTGGTAAATGCCGACGACGACCTGGGCATGGCCCTCACCCACCAGGTGAAGGATGCGCGCGTCATCAGCTACGGCCTGCGGGCAGGCGACCTGCGGGCCCGGATGCAGGCTGACCGCCTGGGCCTGAAACTGGAGATCGTCTCCCCCTGGGGCAACGGCCATCTTGAAAGTCCCCTGCTGGGGGCCTTCAACGGCTACAACCTGCTGGCCGCCCTGGGTGCCCTGTTGGCCGCCGACATCCCCATGGCCGCCGCCCTGGCCGCCCTGGCCAAGGTGCGGGCCGCCGCCGGGCGCATGCAAACCGTGGAGGGCCATCCCGGCGCACCCACGGTCATCGTTGACTTTGCCCATACCCCGGATGCCCTGGAAAAGGTGCTGGCCGCCTTGAAGCCTCTCACCACAGGGAAACTGATCTGCGTGTTCGGCTGCGGTGGCGGCAGGGACACGGGCAAGCGCCCCCTCATGGGCGCCGCCGTGGCGGCTGGAGCGGACAAGAGCGTTGTCACCAGCGACAACCCCCGCAACGAAGAGCCCGCCCACATCGTCCAGGACATCCTGACAGGCATGCCCGACGGGCAGAGGGTGATCCTGGACCGGCGCGAGGCCATCCGCGCCGCCATTTCCCAGGCAGGCCCCGAAGACATCGTCCTGCTGGCCGGCAAGGGCCATGAGGACTACCAGGAGATTCACGGCGTAAAACGCCCCTTTTCCGACCTGGCCGAAGCCCAGGCCGCCCTGGCCCAATGGAGCAAGCATGATTGA
- a CDS encoding UDP-N-acetylmuramoyl-tripeptide--D-alanyl-D-alanine ligase yields MKLHEAAHALSATAVGVDVEFTRVETDTRKLTPGCLFVALKGANFDGHAFAAKALEQGAAAVMVEAGAELTIAPALVVKDTRLALGRLAAWHRERMPARLAAITGSNGKTTVKEMLAAICQAEAGDTAVLATRGNLNNDIGMPLTLLGLTPAHRYAVIEMGMNHPGELSYLTRLARPDVALVNNALRAHLEGLGSVEAVARAKGEIYEGLKAGGVAILNADDAHAGLWRKMNQGRQVMSFGFDAQADVRILGSGEWEVGNGKTIGTAPPPTSYFPLALDTPLGRVETALQVPGDHNFRNAAAAAAAALALGIQPVAIAQGLAAYAGTKGRLQTHACLMGATLIDDTYNANPDSVLAAVGVLAARPGTRMLVLGDMGELGPDAPALHREVGEKAKAAGIDRLLCLGEMSVNTVQGFGEGAMYFERIEELLAEIEQALGPDVSVLVKGSRFMQMERVVKSFVETHLCQAMGHPEPGIAPHRGAVNTSDRGGAQPCS; encoded by the coding sequence ATGAAACTCCATGAAGCCGCCCATGCCCTGTCCGCCACCGCCGTGGGCGTGGACGTGGAATTCACCCGGGTGGAGACGGACACCCGCAAGCTCACCCCCGGCTGCCTGTTCGTGGCCTTGAAGGGCGCCAACTTCGACGGCCACGCCTTCGCCGCCAAGGCCCTGGAACAGGGTGCCGCGGCGGTCATGGTGGAAGCCGGCGCCGAACTCACCATTGCCCCCGCCCTGGTGGTCAAGGACACCCGCCTGGCCCTGGGCCGACTGGCCGCCTGGCACCGGGAACGCATGCCCGCCAGGCTGGCCGCCATCACCGGCAGCAACGGCAAGACCACCGTGAAGGAGATGCTGGCCGCCATCTGCCAGGCAGAGGCCGGCGACACCGCCGTGCTGGCCACCCGGGGCAACCTGAACAACGACATCGGCATGCCCCTGACCCTGCTGGGCCTGACCCCCGCTCACCGCTATGCCGTCATCGAGATGGGCATGAACCACCCGGGTGAGCTGTCCTACCTGACCCGGCTGGCCCGTCCCGACGTGGCCCTGGTGAACAATGCCCTGCGGGCCCATCTGGAAGGCCTGGGCAGCGTGGAGGCCGTGGCCCGGGCCAAGGGTGAGATCTACGAAGGCCTGAAGGCGGGTGGCGTGGCCATCCTCAATGCAGACGACGCCCATGCCGGCCTGTGGCGGAAGATGAACCAGGGCCGCCAGGTTATGAGTTTCGGTTTCGATGCCCAGGCGGATGTGAGGATTCTCGGTAGTGGGGAATGGGAAGTGGGGAATGGGAAAACCATTGGTACCGCCCCACCCCCTACTTCCTACTTTCCACTCGCCCTCGACACGCCCCTGGGGCGGGTCGAGACCGCCTTGCAGGTGCCCGGTGACCACAACTTCCGCAACGCCGCCGCGGCGGCAGCGGCGGCCCTGGCCCTGGGCATCCAGCCCGTGGCCATCGCCCAAGGGCTGGCCGCCTACGCCGGCACCAAGGGCCGGCTCCAGACCCACGCCTGTCTCATGGGCGCCACCCTCATCGACGACACCTACAACGCCAACCCGGACTCGGTGCTGGCCGCCGTTGGCGTGCTGGCTGCCCGGCCTGGCACCCGCATGCTGGTGCTGGGGGACATGGGGGAACTGGGGCCCGATGCACCCGCCCTGCACCGGGAGGTGGGTGAAAAGGCCAAGGCTGCCGGCATCGACCGCCTGCTCTGCCTGGGCGAAATGTCAGTGAACACCGTGCAGGGGTTCGGCGAGGGCGCCATGTACTTCGAGCGTATCGAGGAACTCCTGGCGGAGATCGAGCAGGCCCTGGGGCCGGACGTGTCAGTGCTGGTGAAAGGCTCTCGTTTCATGCAGATGGAGCGCGTCGTCAAATCCTTCGTGGAGACCCACCTATGCCAGGCGATGGGCCATCCCGAGCCTGGCATTGCGCCCCATCGGGGGGCAGTGAACACAAGTGATCGTGGGGGTGCACAACCATGCTCCTGA
- a CDS encoding phospho-N-acetylmuramoyl-pentapeptide-transferase: MLLMLAQWIGHDIRLFNVFNYITLRAVLAALTALVISFVVGPWMIRKLTALKVGQPVRDDGPQTHLVKAGTPTMGGALILSAIAVTTLLWADLTNRYVWISLLTLVGFGAIGWVDDWRKVVEKNPRGLASRWKYFWQSVIAILIAAWLAWSAHLPAQTELIVPFFKQIVMPLGVAGFVVLAYFVIVGTSNAVNLTDGADGLAILPTVMVSGALAVFAYVAGHAVFSKYLGLPHIPGAGELVVFCAAMVGAGLAFLWFNAYPAEVFMGDVGALALGAALGVVAVIVRQEIVLFIMGGVFVAEAISVMVQVGSFKLRGKRVFLMAPIHHHFEKKGWKETQVVVRFWIISMMLVLVGLSTLKLR; the protein is encoded by the coding sequence ATGCTCCTGATGCTCGCCCAGTGGATCGGCCACGACATCCGCCTGTTCAACGTCTTCAACTACATCACCCTGCGGGCGGTGCTGGCCGCCCTGACGGCCCTGGTTATTTCCTTCGTCGTGGGTCCCTGGATGATCCGCAAGCTCACCGCCCTGAAGGTGGGCCAGCCAGTGCGGGACGACGGTCCCCAGACCCATCTGGTGAAGGCGGGAACCCCCACCATGGGCGGCGCCCTGATCCTCTCCGCCATTGCCGTCACCACCCTCCTGTGGGCCGACCTGACCAACCGCTACGTGTGGATATCCCTGCTCACCCTGGTAGGCTTCGGCGCCATCGGCTGGGTGGACGACTGGCGCAAGGTGGTGGAGAAGAACCCCCGGGGCCTGGCCTCCCGCTGGAAATATTTCTGGCAGTCGGTGATCGCCATCCTCATCGCCGCCTGGCTCGCCTGGTCCGCCCACCTGCCGGCCCAGACCGAACTCATCGTGCCCTTCTTCAAACAGATCGTCATGCCCCTTGGCGTGGCGGGTTTCGTGGTGCTGGCCTACTTCGTCATCGTCGGCACCAGCAACGCGGTGAACCTGACGGACGGGGCAGACGGCCTGGCCATCCTGCCCACGGTCATGGTTTCCGGGGCCCTGGCGGTGTTCGCCTACGTGGCCGGCCACGCCGTGTTCTCCAAGTACCTGGGCCTACCCCACATCCCCGGCGCCGGCGAACTGGTGGTGTTCTGCGCCGCCATGGTGGGGGCCGGACTGGCCTTCCTGTGGTTCAACGCCTACCCGGCGGAAGTCTTCATGGGCGACGTGGGCGCCCTGGCCCTGGGGGCCGCCTTGGGGGTGGTGGCGGTCATCGTGCGGCAGGAGATCGTGCTCTTCATCATGGGCGGCGTCTTCGTGGCCGAGGCCATCTCGGTCATGGTCCAGGTAGGTTCCTTCAAGCTGCGGGGCAAGCGTGTGTTCCTCATGGCCCCCATCCATCACCACTTCGAGAAGAAGGGATGGAAGGAGACGCAAGTCGTCGTCCGCTTCTGGATCATCAGCATGATGCTCGTGCTGGTGGGCCTCTCCACCCTGAAGCTGCGGTGA
- the murD gene encoding UDP-N-acetylmuramoyl-L-alanine--D-glutamate ligase: MGDASNFSGTKALVVGLGDTGASCVRWLVERDATVRGTDSREEPPHAQRLREAFPEVALSLGGFQAEDFAWADLVVVSPGVALATPEVAAAVATGKDVVGDVELFARTIRGSSAKVIAITGSNGKSTVTALAGHLCAAYGLDTVVAGNIGLPVLEALEERETQGKAPDVWVLELSSFQLETTRNLEADAATVLNISQDHMDRYAGLEEYAAAKTRVFGVETDLGRAKPSCIQVLNRDDPLVMTMARPGHTLWTFGIESECADQEALPTGHYCLMHQKDRLWMTEAGQGLLPVDKLPIAGLHNAANAMAALALCRGIGLDYDGLIPALKTFEGLPHRVQRVAELADRIFYDDSKGTNVGATVAALKGFTVPVVLIAGGDGKGQDFSPMKDAVGNVRAVVQIGRDGPHIEAAVAGICPVYRAESMEAAVNQAYRLSRPGDAVLLSPACASWDMFRNYAHRAEVFVAAVETLAARSGERRFGERRKDNSRIVYPDRRQGERRRAGHVS, encoded by the coding sequence ATGGGCGACGCCTCCAACTTCTCCGGCACCAAGGCCCTGGTGGTGGGCCTGGGCGACACGGGCGCGTCCTGCGTGCGCTGGCTGGTGGAGCGGGACGCCACCGTGCGGGGCACCGACTCCCGGGAGGAACCGCCCCATGCCCAGCGCCTGCGGGAGGCCTTCCCGGAAGTAGCCCTGAGCCTGGGCGGCTTCCAAGCCGAGGACTTTGCCTGGGCGGACCTGGTGGTGGTGAGCCCGGGAGTGGCCCTGGCCACCCCAGAAGTGGCCGCCGCGGTGGCCACCGGCAAGGACGTGGTGGGAGACGTGGAACTGTTCGCCCGGACCATCCGGGGTTCCAGCGCGAAGGTCATCGCCATCACTGGTTCCAACGGCAAGAGTACGGTCACTGCCCTGGCCGGCCATCTTTGCGCCGCCTACGGTCTGGACACGGTGGTGGCGGGAAACATCGGCCTGCCGGTGCTGGAAGCCCTGGAAGAACGGGAAACCCAGGGCAAGGCCCCGGACGTGTGGGTGCTGGAACTGTCCAGTTTCCAGCTGGAAACCACCCGCAACCTGGAGGCAGACGCTGCCACGGTGCTCAACATCTCCCAGGACCACATGGACCGGTACGCCGGCCTGGAGGAGTATGCCGCCGCCAAGACCCGCGTCTTCGGCGTGGAAACAGACCTGGGCCGGGCCAAACCTTCCTGCATCCAGGTGCTGAACCGTGACGACCCCTTGGTGATGACCATGGCCCGCCCGGGCCATACCCTGTGGACCTTCGGCATCGAGAGCGAATGCGCTGACCAGGAAGCCCTCCCCACCGGCCACTATTGCCTCATGCACCAGAAGGACCGCCTTTGGATGACGGAGGCAGGCCAGGGACTGCTGCCGGTGGACAAGCTCCCCATCGCCGGCCTGCACAACGCCGCCAACGCCATGGCGGCCCTGGCCCTTTGCCGGGGCATCGGCCTGGACTACGACGGCCTGATCCCCGCCCTGAAGACCTTCGAGGGCCTGCCCCACCGGGTGCAACGGGTGGCCGAGCTTGCGGACCGCATTTTCTATGACGATTCCAAGGGCACCAACGTGGGGGCCACGGTGGCTGCCCTGAAGGGTTTCACCGTGCCGGTGGTGCTCATTGCCGGCGGCGATGGCAAGGGCCAGGACTTCTCCCCCATGAAGGATGCCGTGGGCAATGTCCGTGCCGTGGTCCAGATCGGCCGGGACGGCCCCCACATCGAAGCGGCCGTGGCGGGGATTTGCCCTGTCTACCGGGCCGAATCCATGGAAGCTGCGGTGAACCAGGCCTATCGCCTGTCCAGGCCGGGTGACGCGGTACTGCTGTCACCGGCCTGCGCAAGCTGGGACATGTTCCGCAATTACGCCCACCGGGCCGAAGTGTTCGTGGCGGCGGTGGAAACCCTGGCCGCCCGCAGCGGTGAGCGCCGCTTCGGCGAACGCCGCAAGGACAACAGCCGCATCGTCTATCCGGATCGCCGCCAGGGCGAACGCAGGAGGGCCGGCCATGTTTCATAA
- the ftsW gene encoding putative lipid II flippase FtsW, translating to MFHNAALKRSALTPFDWGLVFAATALLVLGTIMVYSASVAIADAKSTDHRATFYLVRHAMYLVVALGLGYAAFQVPTGTWQKIAPGFFIACAVLLMLVLIPFIGKEVYGARRWIPLGPLGNLQPSELMKLATILYAADYTVRKAAFMKSLKKGFMPMFLVMLGLGGLLLMEPDFGAFVVIVSIALAVLFLGGLNARLFVGLILLLAIGFVLLVVLSPYRLARVTSYLDPWSDPYGAGYQLTHALIALGRGEITGVGLGDSVEKLFYLPEAYTDFLLAVIGEELGLVGVMVVILLFAWLTWRAFSIGWQAGLMGRNFQALAAQGVGVWMGVQSFINMGVNLGLLPTKGLTLPLMSYGGSGIVANCLALALLLRIDHENRCLMKGKRT from the coding sequence ATGTTTCATAACGCCGCCCTGAAGCGCAGCGCCCTGACACCCTTCGACTGGGGCCTTGTGTTCGCCGCCACGGCCCTGCTGGTGCTGGGCACCATCATGGTCTATTCGGCTTCCGTCGCCATTGCCGATGCCAAGAGCACGGACCATCGGGCCACTTTCTATCTGGTGCGCCATGCCATGTACCTGGTGGTGGCCCTGGGCCTGGGATATGCCGCTTTCCAGGTGCCCACGGGAACCTGGCAGAAAATCGCGCCCGGCTTCTTCATCGCCTGCGCCGTGCTGCTCATGCTGGTACTGATTCCCTTCATCGGCAAGGAAGTCTACGGCGCCAGGCGCTGGATTCCCCTGGGCCCCCTGGGCAACCTGCAACCCTCCGAGTTGATGAAGCTGGCCACCATTCTCTACGCCGCCGATTACACGGTGCGCAAGGCGGCCTTCATGAAGAGCCTGAAGAAGGGCTTCATGCCCATGTTCCTGGTGATGCTGGGCCTGGGCGGCCTGCTGCTCATGGAGCCGGACTTCGGTGCCTTCGTGGTCATCGTCTCCATTGCCCTGGCCGTGCTGTTCCTGGGGGGCCTCAACGCCCGCCTGTTCGTGGGCCTGATCCTGCTGCTGGCCATCGGCTTCGTGCTGCTGGTGGTGCTGTCCCCCTATCGCCTGGCCCGGGTCACCAGCTACCTGGACCCCTGGAGCGACCCCTACGGCGCCGGCTATCAGCTCACCCATGCCCTCATCGCCCTGGGTCGGGGGGAGATTACCGGTGTGGGGCTGGGGGACAGCGTGGAGAAACTGTTCTACCTGCCCGAGGCCTATACCGACTTCCTGCTGGCGGTGATCGGCGAGGAGCTGGGTCTGGTGGGGGTCATGGTGGTGATCCTGCTGTTCGCCTGGCTCACCTGGCGTGCCTTCTCCATCGGCTGGCAGGCGGGCCTCATGGGCCGCAACTTTCAGGCCCTGGCCGCCCAGGGCGTGGGCGTGTGGATGGGCGTGCAGTCTTTCATCAACATGGGTGTGAACCTGGGCCTGCTGCCCACCAAGGGGCTCACCCTGCCCCTGATGAGCTACGGCGGCTCCGGCATCGTCGCCAATTGCCTGGCCCTGGCCCTGTTACTGCGCATCGACCATGAAAATCGTTGCCTGATGAAGGGGAAGCGGACATGA
- the murG gene encoding undecaprenyldiphospho-muramoylpentapeptide beta-N-acetylglucosaminyltransferase: MNTPSRTLLIMAGGTGGHVMPALAVAERMRADGWRVVWLGTRAGMEARLAVEKGFDMAWVKVAGVRGKGLLAKLILPLNLLVSFWQAARAIFRERPDVALGLGGYVAFPGGMMASLLAKPLVIHEQNAVAGLTNKVLSHLADRVLLGMPLAGGDAALGRTTEWVGNPVRPEIAALPAPSARMAGHEGPLHLLVIGGSLGASALNERVPQALALVPEGQRPLVRHQSGHKHLDILKGHYAEAGVEAECLDFIGDMAAAFEWADVVICRAGALTVAEIAASGSAALFVPFPYAVDDHQTANARFLADASAAWLKQQDELTPEGLAEWLLGLDRDEILARAEKARGLARPDATARVAEVVKELAK; encoded by the coding sequence ATGAACACCCCGTCCCGCACCCTGCTCATCATGGCCGGCGGCACCGGTGGCCACGTCATGCCCGCCCTGGCCGTGGCCGAGCGCATGCGCGCGGACGGCTGGCGCGTGGTATGGCTGGGCACCAGGGCAGGCATGGAGGCCCGGCTGGCTGTAGAGAAGGGCTTCGACATGGCCTGGGTGAAGGTGGCCGGCGTGCGGGGCAAGGGCCTGTTGGCAAAACTCATCCTTCCCCTCAACCTGCTGGTGTCCTTCTGGCAGGCTGCCCGGGCCATTTTCCGGGAGCGTCCCGACGTGGCCCTGGGCCTGGGGGGTTACGTGGCCTTCCCCGGCGGGATGATGGCCTCCCTGCTGGCCAAGCCCCTGGTGATCCACGAGCAGAACGCCGTGGCCGGGCTGACCAACAAGGTGCTGTCCCATTTGGCGGACCGGGTCCTGCTGGGCATGCCCCTGGCCGGCGGCGACGCCGCCCTGGGCAGGACCACGGAATGGGTGGGCAACCCGGTGCGACCCGAGATCGCCGCCCTTCCCGCCCCGTCCGCGCGGATGGCTGGACATGAGGGCCCGCTGCACCTGCTGGTGATCGGCGGCAGCCTGGGCGCTTCCGCCCTCAATGAGCGCGTACCCCAGGCCCTGGCCCTTGTTCCAGAGGGGCAGCGCCCCCTGGTGCGTCACCAGTCCGGCCACAAGCACCTGGACATCCTCAAGGGCCACTACGCCGAAGCCGGCGTGGAAGCCGAATGCCTGGACTTCATCGGCGACATGGCGGCGGCCTTCGAATGGGCCGACGTGGTGATCTGCCGGGCCGGAGCACTGACCGTTGCTGAAATCGCCGCCAGCGGTTCCGCCGCCCTGTTCGTGCCCTTCCCCTACGCCGTGGATGACCACCAGACCGCCAATGCCCGCTTTCTGGCCGACGCCAGCGCAGCCTGGTTGAAGCAGCAGGACGAACTCACCCCGGAAGGCCTGGCCGAGTGGCTGCTGGGCCTGGACCGGGACGAAATCCTGGCGCGCGCGGAAAAGGCCCGCGGCCTGGCCCGGCCGGACGCCACGGCCCGGGTGGCAGAAGTGGTGAAGGAGTTGGCGAAATGA